A section of the Deinococcus taeanensis genome encodes:
- a CDS encoding Lrp/AsnC family transcriptional regulator encodes MSQNDLDAIDRQILGILQRDARIPNTELADEIGLTPAPTLRRVRRLEEEGVIQRYVALLDPKTVGRELMVIVRVTLDKQTKAGFEEFARKMQERPEVLECFLCLGDIDYLLKVSVPDLDAYQHFLVNTLAAIPGVRNTASTIVVKQEKYTTSLPLE; translated from the coding sequence ATGTCCCAGAATGATCTTGACGCCATCGACCGGCAGATTCTCGGCATCCTTCAGCGGGACGCCCGCATCCCCAACACCGAACTTGCCGACGAGATCGGCCTGACCCCCGCCCCCACCCTCCGGCGCGTCCGGCGGCTGGAAGAAGAGGGGGTCATTCAGCGCTACGTGGCCCTGCTCGACCCCAAGACCGTGGGACGTGAACTGATGGTCATCGTGCGCGTCACGCTGGACAAGCAGACCAAGGCCGGCTTCGAGGAATTCGCCCGGAAGATGCAGGAGCGGCCCGAGGTTCTCGAATGCTTCCTGTGCCTGGGGGACATCGACTACCTGCTCAAGGTGTCTGTGCCGGACCTGGACGCCTATCAGCATTTCCTGGTGAACACCCTGGCCGCCATTCCCGGTGTGCGCAACACGGCGAGCACCATCGTGGTCAAGCAGGAGAAGTACACCACCAGCCTGCCCCTGGAGTAA
- a CDS encoding aspartate carbamoyltransferase catalytic subunit, translated as MNAPVSMGPRPRHLLDFQDWTPERLKAILDNADTMLQVLDRPVKKVPALQGLTVCNAFFENSTRTRTSFELAARRMSADVLTFAAGSSSVSKGESLRDTMEVVTSYKVDAYIVRHHASGAAHLVARYSGKPVINAGDGRRAHPTQALLDAYTIRQEYGSLEGKKVAIIGDVRHSRVARSNAELLPKLGAQVVLCGPATLLPADLAGLNGVTLTTDPREAVRGAHAVMALRLQRERMQGGFLGSLQEYAHTYQVNEALMQHAESGAIVLHPGPMNRDLEISTDAADGPRSRILKQVENGQAIRMSVLYHLLVGRE; from the coding sequence ATGAACGCGCCCGTCAGCATGGGCCCCCGCCCCCGCCACCTCCTGGATTTCCAGGACTGGACTCCCGAACGCCTGAAAGCCATCCTCGACAACGCCGACACCATGCTTCAGGTGCTCGACCGCCCGGTGAAGAAGGTCCCCGCCCTGCAGGGCCTGACCGTCTGCAACGCGTTCTTCGAGAACTCTACCCGCACCCGCACCAGCTTCGAACTGGCCGCCCGCCGCATGAGCGCCGACGTGCTCACCTTCGCGGCCGGCAGCAGCAGCGTCAGCAAGGGTGAAAGCCTGCGCGACACCATGGAGGTCGTCACCTCCTACAAGGTTGACGCGTATATCGTCCGCCATCACGCCTCGGGCGCCGCGCACCTCGTCGCCCGCTACAGCGGCAAACCCGTCATCAACGCCGGGGACGGGCGCCGCGCCCACCCCACCCAGGCGCTGCTCGACGCGTACACCATCCGCCAGGAGTACGGCAGCCTGGAAGGCAAGAAGGTCGCCATCATCGGCGACGTCCGGCACTCCCGCGTGGCGCGCAGCAACGCTGAACTGCTGCCCAAACTCGGCGCGCAGGTGGTGCTGTGCGGGCCCGCCACCCTCCTGCCCGCCGACCTCGCCGGCCTGAACGGCGTGACCCTCACCACCGACCCGCGCGAAGCGGTTCGCGGCGCGCACGCCGTCATGGCCCTGCGCCTCCAGCGTGAACGCATGCAGGGCGGATTCCTGGGCAGCCTCCAGGAGTACGCGCACACCTACCAGGTGAACGAAGCGCTCATGCAGCACGCCGAGAGCGGCGCCATCGTCCTGCACCCCGGCCCCATGAACCGTGACCTGGAAATCAGCACGGACGCCGCCGACGGCCCGCGCAGCCGCATCCTGAAACAGGTCGAGAACGGCCAGGCCATCCGCATGAGCGTCCTGTACCACCTGCTGGTGGGCCGCGAGTAA
- a CDS encoding dihydroorotase, with protein sequence MTITITNIKRLGSDALTSVTVENGVIKGWNLPEQGQVIDGQGGTVAPALIEPHAHLREPGQTEKEDLASGLAAAAAGGYGTVVSMPNTSPVVDDPATVRALIEKAAGLGFARLKPAAALTRGQKGDELAELTYLKEAGAAMFTDDGRTNENARTLRLGLETAASLGMVISVHAEDASLRADGVMNEGAVSEALGLPGNPAAAEAARVARDIEIVAGLAAQGRPARLHIQHLSTARALDLVRAAKAQGLPVTCEVCPHHLTLTDEALRSFDAIYKVAPPLRTQADADHLLEGLRDGSVDCLATDHAPHTRAEKERDLLDAPSGIAYIELAFPLMYTRFADTLGLERIVDLMTAAPARVLGWPAPTLDAGAPADLVVLDLTTPREVNPAEFRSKAKFTPWAGQTLRGWPTLTVVNGQVAYQRT encoded by the coding sequence ATGACCATCACCATCACCAACATCAAGCGGCTCGGTTCGGACGCCCTGACGTCCGTCACCGTGGAGAACGGCGTCATCAAAGGCTGGAACCTGCCCGAGCAGGGCCAGGTGATCGACGGCCAGGGCGGCACGGTCGCGCCCGCCCTGATCGAACCCCACGCGCACCTGCGCGAACCCGGCCAGACGGAAAAAGAGGACCTCGCCAGCGGCCTCGCGGCGGCCGCTGCGGGCGGCTACGGCACCGTGGTGTCCATGCCGAACACCAGCCCCGTGGTCGACGACCCGGCCACCGTCAGAGCCCTGATCGAGAAGGCGGCCGGACTGGGCTTTGCCCGCCTGAAGCCCGCCGCGGCCCTCACGCGCGGTCAGAAAGGCGATGAACTGGCGGAACTCACGTACCTGAAAGAAGCGGGCGCGGCCATGTTCACCGATGACGGCCGCACGAACGAGAACGCCCGCACGCTGCGCCTGGGCCTGGAAACCGCGGCGAGTCTGGGCATGGTCATCAGCGTGCACGCCGAGGACGCCAGTCTGCGCGCCGACGGCGTGATGAACGAAGGCGCCGTGAGCGAGGCGCTGGGCCTGCCCGGCAACCCCGCCGCGGCCGAAGCGGCCCGCGTGGCGCGCGACATTGAGATCGTGGCCGGCCTCGCGGCGCAGGGCCGGCCCGCCCGGCTGCACATCCAGCACCTCTCCACCGCCCGGGCCCTGGACCTCGTGCGCGCCGCCAAAGCGCAGGGCCTGCCCGTGACCTGCGAGGTGTGCCCCCACCACCTGACCCTGACCGACGAAGCGCTGCGGTCCTTCGACGCGATCTACAAGGTCGCGCCGCCCCTGCGCACGCAGGCCGACGCCGATCACCTGCTTGAAGGCCTGCGCGACGGCAGCGTGGACTGCCTTGCCACGGATCACGCGCCGCACACCCGCGCGGAAAAGGAACGGGACCTGCTCGACGCCCCCAGCGGCATCGCGTACATCGAACTGGCGTTCCCGCTGATGTACACCCGCTTCGCCGACACGCTGGGCCTCGAACGGATCGTGGACCTCATGACCGCCGCGCCCGCCCGCGTGCTGGGCTGGCCGGCCCCCACCCTGGACGCCGGGGCGCCCGCCGACCTGGTGGTGCTGGACCTGACCACCCCGCGCGAAGTGAACCCGGCCGAGTTCCGGAGCAAGGCAAAGTTCACGCCCTGGGCGGGCCAGACCCTGCGCGGGTGGCCCACCCTGACGGTCGTGAACGGCCAGGTGGCCTACCAGCGGACCTGA
- the ald gene encoding alanine dehydrogenase, protein MHIGLPKEIKVKENRVALTPGGVATLVRRGHTVTVQQGAGLGSGIADQDYVNAGATLGTADDAWAAQMVVKVKEPIQSEYRYLRPDLLLFTYLHLAADRPLTDALLSAGTTGVAYETVQLDDGSLPLLTPMSEVAGRLSVQAGAYHLQKPVGGRGVLLGGVPGVQPGHVTIIGGGVVGTNAAKMAMGLGAKVTILDVSQRRLAYLDDVFFGKLTTMMSSEANIRDLLPTTDLLIGGVLIPGAKAPHLVTRDMLKLMPEGSVIVDVAVDQGGCVETIHATTHDDPTYTVDGVIHYGVANMPGAVPRTSTFALTNQTLPYALLLADHGPAALNRNKALMLGLNTHQGKLTYQGVADAFDLPYVAPESALA, encoded by the coding sequence ATGCACATCGGACTCCCCAAAGAAATCAAGGTCAAGGAAAATCGCGTCGCCCTCACCCCCGGCGGCGTCGCCACCCTCGTGCGCCGCGGCCACACCGTCACCGTTCAGCAGGGCGCCGGCCTCGGCAGCGGCATCGCCGATCAGGACTACGTCAACGCAGGCGCCACCCTCGGCACCGCCGACGACGCCTGGGCCGCCCAGATGGTCGTGAAGGTCAAGGAACCCATCCAGAGCGAGTACCGGTACCTGCGTCCCGACCTGCTGCTGTTCACGTACCTGCACCTCGCCGCCGACCGCCCCCTCACCGACGCCCTCCTCTCGGCGGGCACCACCGGCGTCGCCTACGAAACCGTGCAGCTTGACGACGGCAGCCTGCCTCTCCTCACGCCCATGAGCGAGGTTGCCGGCCGCCTGAGCGTCCAGGCCGGCGCGTACCACCTCCAGAAACCTGTCGGCGGCCGCGGCGTGCTCCTCGGCGGCGTGCCCGGCGTGCAGCCCGGCCACGTCACCATCATCGGCGGTGGGGTCGTGGGCACCAACGCCGCCAAGATGGCGATGGGCCTGGGCGCCAAGGTCACCATCCTCGACGTGTCCCAGCGCCGCCTCGCGTACCTCGACGATGTCTTCTTCGGCAAGCTCACCACCATGATGAGCAGCGAAGCGAACATCCGCGACCTGCTCCCCACCACCGATCTCCTGATCGGCGGCGTGCTCATCCCCGGTGCGAAAGCCCCCCACCTCGTCACGCGGGACATGCTCAAACTCATGCCGGAAGGCAGCGTCATCGTGGATGTCGCCGTGGACCAGGGCGGCTGCGTGGAAACCATCCACGCGACCACCCACGACGACCCTACCTACACCGTGGACGGGGTCATCCACTACGGCGTGGCGAACATGCCCGGCGCCGTGCCCCGCACCAGCACCTTCGCGCTGACCAACCAGACCCTCCCGTACGCCCTGCTGCTCGCCGATCACGGCCCGGCCGCCCTGAACCGCAACAAGGCCCTGATGCTCGGCCTGAACACCCACCAGGGCAAACTGACCTACCAGGGCGTCGCTGACGCCTTCGACCTGCCCTACGTCGCCCCTGAAAGCGCGCTGGCCTGA
- the pyrR gene encoding bifunctional pyr operon transcriptional regulator/uracil phosphoribosyltransferase PyrR has translation MTPKATILTSDEVRRALTRIAHEIIERNKGAEKLALIGVHTRGIPLARRLAEKLSSLEGVEVPTGMLDITLYRDDLSEVAQQPIIRETQVPFDLRDRRVILVDDVLYTGRTVRAALDALIDLGRPAGIQLAVLVDRGHRELPIRADYVGKNLPTAASEVVKVKLHETDGVDSVELWDVEALR, from the coding sequence ATGACCCCCAAAGCCACCATCCTTACATCTGACGAAGTTCGGCGCGCCCTGACCCGCATCGCCCACGAAATCATCGAACGCAACAAGGGCGCCGAGAAACTCGCCCTGATCGGCGTTCACACCCGCGGCATCCCCCTCGCCCGGCGCCTCGCCGAGAAGCTCAGCAGCCTCGAGGGCGTGGAGGTCCCCACCGGCATGCTGGACATCACCCTGTACCGCGACGATCTTAGCGAAGTCGCCCAGCAGCCCATCATCCGGGAAACGCAGGTGCCCTTCGACCTGCGCGACCGCCGCGTGATTCTCGTGGATGACGTGCTGTACACCGGCCGCACGGTCCGCGCCGCCCTGGACGCCCTGATCGACCTGGGCCGCCCCGCCGGCATCCAACTGGCCGTCCTGGTGGACCGCGGCCACCGTGAACTGCCCATCCGCGCCGACTACGTGGGCAAGAACCTCCCCACCGCCGCCAGCGAGGTCGTGAAGGTCAAACTGCACGAAACCGACGGCGTGGACAGCGTGGAACTCTGGGACGTGGAGGCCCTCCGATGA
- a CDS encoding Hsp20/alpha crystallin family protein: protein MMRFDPFREIEELTQRMDRAFGQTSAPARFAPPVDVHEDDQGLELTLDLPGITPDQLQIEAENQTLTVQATRTYDRKEGRTAHRVERAYGTLARTFSVPAKYDLAKVEADFNHGTLTIRVPRSEAAQKRTIAIRSGSRVLDQDTTPSA, encoded by the coding sequence GTGATGCGATTTGATCCCTTCCGTGAAATCGAAGAGCTGACCCAGCGCATGGACCGCGCCTTCGGCCAGACCAGCGCCCCCGCCCGTTTCGCCCCCCCCGTGGACGTGCACGAGGACGACCAGGGCCTCGAACTCACCCTTGACCTGCCCGGCATCACCCCCGACCAGCTGCAGATCGAAGCCGAGAACCAGACCCTGACCGTGCAGGCCACCCGCACCTACGACCGCAAGGAAGGCCGCACCGCCCACCGCGTCGAACGCGCCTACGGCACCCTGGCCCGCACGTTCAGCGTGCCCGCCAAGTACGACCTGGCCAAGGTCGAAGCGGACTTCAACCACGGCACCCTCACCATCCGCGTGCCCCGCAGCGAAGCCGCGCAGAAACGCACCATTGCGATCCGCAGCGGCAGCAGGGTCCTGGATCAGGACACCACCCCCAGCGCCTGA
- a CDS encoding phosphatidylserine decarboxylase, with amino-acid sequence MRLRPVLPLLAAAAAAWYVRGVYRFRDPVRLPSAAPGEVLSAADGVVSAVRRVQGGVIHGGTPLDAAALLGTPGAADGWLIAVLVGALDVHYAYQPASGPVTSTTHVGTRANVPLVGSVERLAALTGRPVEALVSRGALENERQAAVIGTPLGDVTLTLVAPQAGLRGLSFLREGDQARAGYKAAFLEEGGLVLLHLPGTFTPAVSVGDRVTGAQTVVARAAP; translated from the coding sequence ATGCGTCTGCGACCTGTGCTTCCTCTGCTGGCCGCCGCGGCGGCCGCCTGGTACGTCCGTGGTGTCTACCGCTTCCGTGACCCGGTGCGTCTGCCGTCCGCGGCGCCCGGCGAGGTGCTGAGTGCCGCCGACGGCGTGGTCAGCGCGGTGCGGCGCGTGCAGGGCGGCGTGATTCACGGCGGCACGCCCCTGGACGCCGCCGCCCTGCTGGGAACACCCGGCGCCGCGGACGGCTGGCTGATTGCGGTCCTCGTGGGCGCACTGGACGTGCATTACGCGTACCAGCCGGCTTCCGGGCCGGTAACTTCGACCACGCACGTGGGCACCCGCGCGAACGTGCCCCTGGTGGGAAGCGTGGAGAGGCTCGCGGCGCTGACCGGCCGCCCGGTGGAGGCGCTCGTGTCACGCGGCGCGCTGGAAAATGAACGTCAGGCGGCAGTGATCGGCACGCCCCTGGGGGACGTCACGCTGACACTGGTGGCGCCCCAGGCGGGCCTGCGGGGCCTGTCCTTCCTCCGTGAAGGTGACCAAGCGCGCGCCGGGTACAAGGCCGCCTTCCTGGAGGAGGGAGGCCTGGTGCTGTTGCACCTGCCCGGGACGTTCACCCCCGCCGTGAGTGTGGGAGACCGCGTGACCGGCGCGCAGACCGTCGTGGCCCGCGCCGCACCCTGA
- a CDS encoding amidohydrolase gives MTTTQDRVQGLREQLVAWRRHLHMNPEVGFEEHHTTAYIEEQLRAMPGLSVTRPTATSVLAVLKGGQPGRTVLLRADIDALPIHEENTFEFASRTPGVMHACGHDGHTAILLGVARLLSEGAQAVPGEIRMIFQHAEEIGPGGAEELVMNTALMDGVDVVTGLHLNSQLPAGVVAVKPGAFMAAPDTIELTIRGRGGHGAHPEETVDPIAVGAQVVTNLQHVVSRMVAAQDALVVSITKFASGTTHNVIPDSAQLMGTVRTFDPALRERAPQLIERVIRGVCEAHGATYDLRYDFGYRPLINTDWVAEQLREIALDVVGPDHYRDARPTMGGEDFSAYLEKAPGAYFNVGSGSEAADSHWPHHHPRFTIDEASLETGVRMLHAAALRLTVPE, from the coding sequence ATGACCACAACTCAGGACCGGGTACAGGGACTTCGTGAGCAGCTCGTGGCGTGGCGCAGGCACCTGCACATGAACCCCGAAGTGGGGTTCGAGGAGCACCACACGACCGCGTACATCGAAGAGCAGCTGCGCGCCATGCCGGGCCTGAGCGTCACGCGGCCCACGGCCACCAGTGTCCTGGCGGTCCTGAAGGGCGGTCAGCCCGGACGGACGGTGCTGCTGCGCGCTGACATTGACGCACTTCCCATTCACGAGGAGAACACCTTCGAGTTCGCGTCGCGCACGCCGGGCGTCATGCACGCCTGCGGGCACGACGGACACACCGCGATCCTGCTGGGTGTCGCGCGCCTGCTGTCTGAAGGGGCGCAGGCGGTGCCGGGGGAAATCCGCATGATCTTCCAGCACGCCGAGGAGATCGGGCCGGGCGGCGCGGAGGAACTCGTGATGAACACCGCCCTGATGGACGGCGTGGACGTCGTCACGGGCCTGCACCTGAACAGCCAGCTGCCGGCCGGCGTGGTGGCCGTGAAGCCCGGGGCGTTCATGGCCGCGCCCGACACCATCGAACTCACCATCCGCGGGCGCGGCGGGCACGGCGCGCACCCGGAGGAGACCGTGGACCCCATTGCGGTGGGCGCGCAGGTCGTCACGAACCTCCAGCACGTGGTGAGCCGCATGGTGGCCGCGCAGGACGCCCTGGTGGTCAGCATCACCAAGTTCGCGAGTGGCACCACGCACAACGTCATTCCAGACAGCGCGCAGCTGATGGGCACGGTACGCACCTTCGACCCGGCGCTGCGGGAACGGGCGCCGCAGCTGATCGAGCGGGTGATCCGGGGGGTGTGCGAGGCGCACGGCGCGACGTACGACCTGCGCTACGACTTCGGGTACCGGCCGCTGATCAACACCGACTGGGTGGCAGAGCAGCTGCGGGAGATCGCGCTGGACGTCGTGGGCCCGGACCACTACCGGGACGCCAGACCCACCATGGGCGGCGAGGATTTCAGCGCTTACCTCGAGAAAGCGCCCGGCGCGTACTTCAACGTCGGCAGCGGCAGCGAAGCCGCCGACAGCCACTGGCCTCACCACCACCCCCGCTTCACGATTGACGAGGCCAGCCTGGAGACGGGCGTGCGCATGCTGCACGCCGCGGCGCTGCGCCTGACCGTTCCGGAGTAA
- a CDS encoding peptidylprolyl isomerase, translating to MRSAALLSGAALLGSILAACAPAPSTTVAAAARVPASPPAQPAGQRFEALAYRSATPVRSFPAAPPRIIDPNRAYRAVLTTSQGTVTLDLYARASPVAVNNFVFLALNRFYDGTRFHRVIDGFMAQGGDPLSAEDSRRAQWGTGGPGYQFPAEVLNGLRFDRAGVLGMARAQSLNSQGSQFFITVAPADFLSGNYTVFGQVVAGQDVLNRLQRNDSGSGPIAGTGADTLLSVQILQGQ from the coding sequence ATGCGTTCTGCTGCTCTGCTGTCCGGCGCGGCCCTGCTGGGGTCCATCCTTGCCGCGTGCGCTCCCGCCCCCTCCACCACCGTGGCCGCCGCTGCGCGCGTCCCGGCCTCTCCCCCGGCCCAGCCGGCCGGGCAGAGGTTCGAGGCCCTTGCGTACCGCTCGGCCACGCCGGTGCGGTCCTTCCCGGCGGCCCCACCACGGATCATCGACCCGAACCGGGCGTACCGCGCGGTCCTGACCACCAGTCAGGGAACTGTCACGCTGGACCTGTACGCCAGGGCGTCCCCGGTGGCCGTGAACAACTTCGTGTTCCTCGCGCTGAACCGCTTCTACGACGGCACGCGCTTTCACCGCGTGATTGACGGGTTCATGGCGCAGGGCGGTGACCCGTTGAGCGCTGAGGACTCCAGACGCGCCCAGTGGGGAACGGGCGGGCCCGGCTACCAGTTCCCGGCGGAAGTGCTCAACGGCCTGCGCTTCGACCGGGCCGGGGTCCTGGGCATGGCGCGCGCGCAGAGCCTGAACTCGCAGGGCAGCCAGTTCTTCATCACGGTGGCGCCCGCGGACTTCCTGAGCGGCAACTACACGGTCTTCGGACAGGTCGTGGCCGGACAGGACGTCCTGAATCGCCTGCAACGCAACGATTCCGGCAGCGGGCCCATCGCCGGGACCGGCGCGGACACCCTGCTGAGCGTGCAGATCCTGCAGGGCCAGTAG
- a CDS encoding Gfo/Idh/MocA family protein: MPQKPDLPAPKPRSERVGFALVGLGKLTAEQLIPAVRTSQDAYVAALVSSEEDKGEEFARAFDLTEQDVYTYDTFEQLADRDDVQAVYIVLPNSKHLEFVRRAAQMGKHVLCEKPLSVNAGQARQIVDACREAGVLLMTAYRCQYTPEHWAAREAVQSGALGRVKLLDSIHAQVEDDPEAWRLKRALAGGGPLLDVGIYSLNTMQFVTGQEPEWVFAAQHQPAGDLRFREVEESVSAMLGFPGGVIANLQTSYGAYNTATLRVMGEDGSLLMDPAFPYGGLGLEITDQNGTRQPAFPEYNQFSLEFDHFAQCIQQGRAPWTPGEEGVQDHVIMDAIYESARTGQVVRLSPQTGTDLYRGTPPERPGQ; the protein is encoded by the coding sequence ATGCCGCAGAAACCGGACCTGCCCGCACCGAAACCCCGCAGCGAACGCGTCGGCTTTGCCCTGGTCGGCCTGGGCAAGCTCACCGCCGAGCAGCTGATTCCCGCGGTCCGCACCAGTCAGGACGCGTACGTTGCCGCGCTGGTCAGCAGCGAGGAGGACAAGGGAGAGGAGTTCGCCCGGGCCTTCGACCTGACCGAGCAGGACGTGTACACCTACGACACCTTCGAACAGCTGGCCGACCGTGACGATGTGCAGGCCGTGTACATCGTGCTGCCCAACAGCAAACACCTGGAATTCGTGCGGCGCGCCGCGCAGATGGGCAAACACGTTCTGTGCGAGAAACCCCTCAGCGTGAACGCCGGACAGGCCCGGCAGATCGTGGACGCCTGCCGGGAGGCCGGCGTGCTGCTCATGACCGCGTACCGCTGCCAGTACACCCCCGAACACTGGGCCGCGCGGGAAGCCGTGCAGAGTGGTGCGCTGGGCCGGGTGAAACTCCTGGACTCCATTCACGCGCAGGTGGAGGACGACCCTGAAGCGTGGCGCCTGAAACGTGCACTGGCCGGCGGAGGCCCCCTCCTGGACGTCGGGATCTACAGCCTGAACACCATGCAGTTCGTGACCGGACAGGAACCCGAATGGGTGTTCGCGGCGCAGCACCAGCCTGCCGGTGACCTCCGCTTCCGGGAGGTGGAGGAATCCGTGAGCGCCATGCTGGGCTTCCCGGGCGGCGTGATCGCCAACCTGCAGACCAGTTACGGCGCCTACAACACCGCCACGCTGCGGGTCATGGGGGAGGACGGCAGCCTGCTGATGGACCCTGCTTTCCCGTACGGCGGCCTGGGTCTGGAAATCACGGATCAGAACGGCACGCGCCAGCCGGCCTTCCCGGAGTACAACCAGTTCAGCCTGGAATTCGATCACTTCGCGCAGTGCATCCAGCAGGGCCGCGCCCCCTGGACTCCCGGCGAGGAAGGCGTGCAGGACCACGTGATCATGGACGCCATCTACGAGAGTGCCCGCACCGGGCAGGTGGTGCGCCTTTCACCGCAGACCGGCACGGACCTGTACCGCGGCACGCCCCCTGAACGCCCCGGGCAGTAG